The following proteins come from a genomic window of Gimesia chilikensis:
- a CDS encoding DUF1501 domain-containing protein, with product MMNVSKNCNGITRRNCLQLGLGAMTGLGLTDLLRLQAQAKGTDAPQRKATAKSVILIWMDGGPSHYETFDPKPEAPVEIRGEFNPIPTKVPGVQFSQHMKRLASIFDKCSVIRSIRHNQGNHGAGNHYMMTGAPPRIPVGCGAFVSFHPSMGSVVAHEKPTTNNLPAYFTMPSMSRSGGPNFLGAKYAPFVMSDNPNSSNFRVRDLALPSGLTDARYKTRRDLREQVDQLKRIRDEVAGDPVLNLDEYYEQGYNLVASTEAQTAFEIDREPAELRDKYGRTSFGQRALLARRLTEAGVPFITLYEGGWDNHGSLFKTFNGRMPSFENTIATLIEDLDERGLLDTTMVLALGEFGRTPKINPGAGRDHWSNAMSVLMAGGGTPGGLALGATDKAGYSAVERVLSPENFVSTVYTKMGIDPDKVLYTPEGRPSHLVSDPTPIPELFA from the coding sequence ATGATGAACGTTTCAAAAAACTGCAATGGAATCACACGACGAAATTGCCTGCAGCTGGGTCTGGGTGCCATGACTGGCCTCGGGCTGACGGATCTGCTGCGTCTGCAGGCGCAGGCCAAAGGAACCGATGCTCCCCAGCGCAAGGCGACCGCTAAAAGCGTGATCCTGATCTGGATGGACGGTGGTCCTTCGCATTACGAAACGTTTGACCCCAAACCGGAAGCACCGGTTGAAATCCGGGGTGAATTCAACCCGATTCCCACCAAGGTGCCCGGGGTCCAGTTCTCACAGCACATGAAGCGGCTGGCGTCGATCTTCGATAAATGCTCGGTGATCCGCTCGATCCGTCACAACCAGGGGAACCACGGTGCCGGCAACCACTACATGATGACCGGTGCTCCACCACGAATTCCTGTAGGCTGTGGTGCCTTCGTGAGCTTCCATCCCAGCATGGGTTCGGTCGTCGCACACGAAAAGCCGACCACCAACAATCTTCCCGCTTACTTCACCATGCCCAGCATGTCACGTTCAGGCGGACCTAACTTCCTGGGAGCCAAGTACGCTCCGTTCGTGATGTCGGACAACCCGAATTCGTCCAACTTCCGCGTACGCGACCTGGCACTGCCCAGCGGTCTGACCGATGCCCGCTACAAAACCCGCCGCGATCTGCGAGAGCAGGTCGACCAGTTGAAGCGGATCCGGGACGAAGTCGCCGGCGATCCGGTATTGAACCTGGATGAATACTACGAACAGGGTTACAACCTGGTGGCTTCCACCGAAGCGCAGACCGCGTTTGAGATCGATCGCGAGCCTGCCGAACTGCGTGATAAATATGGTCGAACCTCGTTCGGTCAACGTGCCCTGCTGGCCCGTCGTCTGACGGAAGCCGGCGTGCCTTTCATTACGCTGTATGAAGGGGGCTGGGACAATCACGGCAGTCTGTTCAAGACGTTCAATGGCCGGATGCCTTCCTTTGAAAACACGATCGCCACGCTGATCGAAGACCTCGATGAGCGGGGTCTGCTGGATACGACCATGGTACTGGCCCTGGGTGAATTCGGCCGTACGCCGAAAATCAATCCGGGCGCCGGTCGCGACCACTGGTCGAACGCGATGTCGGTGCTGATGGCCGGCGGTGGAACACCGGGCGGACTGGCACTGGGGGCTACCGACAAGGCCGGCTACTCCGCAGTCGAACGTGTGCTCTCTCCGGAAAACTTTGTCTCCACCGTTTACACCAAGATGGGTATCGATCCCGACAAGGTGCTCTACACGCCGGAAGGTCGTCCGTCGCACCTCGTCAGCGATCCGACACCGATTCCGGAACTGTTCGCTTAA
- a CDS encoding DUF1573 domain-containing protein — MSSGKQLGIAFVIRIVLLSGIASADAADPQQSAPRSISEREFRAAYVDAAKKFNAAYQNIQCKARCRYRLDDPNNLSHKRRYDFTAHLLMKGDSAVTIQDYAQETPRGGTDTSQVACATSHYAFELHKTRRNHPYQLNYFTRTPDRVARTRLILGNDVDVYLCAGSFMYHNPFEAIINKPSFTVVKLERLAANPSGTDNRVTLDFKLTNDPWSISGGHIVFAPQLNWAVLEYRYRCDYSDTDYSIFTGRNSFSSPRKNTILFPMSCELEAVHHHSGMQPIREQHTAQLTDFSLGTVDDAVFRLSNFGLSDIPLAKPTSTTGKQIIAPRCEFKDIPANKTARQKVTIQNTSSLPIQLLGAMVPCTPSGCAYAEGLPLRIPAGQQGSFTILFKATTPGKFNTEIELYTDQPGQTKIRMPLYGTVKENAKVQQKK; from the coding sequence ATGTCATCAGGGAAACAGTTGGGGATTGCTTTTGTGATCCGAATTGTCCTGCTTTCGGGAATTGCATCAGCAGACGCGGCTGACCCGCAGCAATCTGCACCCCGGTCGATCTCAGAGCGTGAATTTCGTGCTGCCTACGTCGACGCGGCGAAAAAATTCAACGCCGCTTACCAGAACATCCAGTGCAAGGCCCGGTGCCGTTATCGATTGGATGATCCCAATAATCTGTCCCATAAGAGACGCTATGACTTTACCGCCCATCTGCTGATGAAAGGGGACTCTGCGGTTACCATTCAGGATTACGCGCAAGAGACGCCGCGGGGAGGAACCGATACCAGCCAGGTGGCCTGCGCCACCTCGCACTACGCGTTTGAGCTTCATAAGACCAGGCGAAACCACCCCTATCAGCTGAATTATTTCACGCGCACACCAGACCGGGTTGCACGGACTCGACTGATCCTGGGGAATGATGTTGACGTCTATCTGTGTGCCGGCAGCTTTATGTACCATAATCCCTTTGAAGCGATTATCAATAAGCCATCCTTCACCGTTGTAAAACTGGAACGCCTGGCAGCAAATCCAAGCGGCACAGACAATCGCGTCACCCTGGATTTCAAACTGACCAACGACCCCTGGTCAATTTCTGGTGGTCATATCGTCTTTGCCCCGCAGTTGAACTGGGCCGTGCTGGAATACCGTTACCGCTGCGATTACTCGGACACGGATTATTCGATCTTCACAGGCAGGAACTCCTTTTCTTCACCCCGCAAGAATACGATTCTATTTCCAATGAGCTGCGAGCTTGAGGCGGTACACCATCACTCCGGCATGCAGCCCATCCGCGAACAGCACACTGCACAGCTCACCGACTTTTCGCTGGGCACGGTAGACGATGCCGTCTTCCGCTTGTCAAACTTCGGTTTATCAGACATCCCACTCGCGAAACCCACTTCAACAACAGGTAAGCAAATCATCGCGCCCCGTTGTGAATTTAAAGACATTCCCGCCAACAAAACAGCGCGGCAGAAGGTCACCATTCAAAACACCTCCAGCCTGCCAATCCAGTTACTCGGAGCTATGGTTCCCTGCACGCCCAGTGGATGCGCGTACGCCGAAGGGCTCCCCTTGCGCATTCCTGCAGGCCAGCAAGGCAGTTTTACCATCCTGTTCAAAGCCACTACTCCGGGAAAATTCAACACCGAAATCGAGCTCTATACCGACCAACCAGGGCAGACAAAAATTAGAATGCCACTCTACGGTACTGTAAAAGAGAACGCAAAAGTGCAACAGAAGAAGTGA
- a CDS encoding EDR1-related protein, with product MSIISTPHIRLPLTGLLFLVSLCLQALPVQGEVTLIPSGKASIWKYYDDATPPRADWMLSTFDDQPWSSGPAPLGFGEPGINTPAGVGTDPQHRQITAYFRHTFTVPADSGLRQLVLLIRSDGGVVVYLNGTEIARNNLPAGQVTPQTTAVNALGGVLERLYQRFTIPADNLKAGTNLLAVELHQANPRSTDLYLDLMLRGYQSAAELRPILKTEQQQAARDYHTQHYIAPQLKILDGYIDGGRGMQVDPRGQTRSRRELIIVDRQRDPSLQKHLEYARSQEVMSLPPEKRALKLAQYIDQSMSLDQQNRATMAAVVLLTDEYANQGVLIGEVTQLCGAGVCRHRALLFKILADEAGLDVALVRGNYGDATRHAGHAWNELHLKDGRRLIVDVMHRRVEPLTPTGSPITARYLTIDNKPWYGTKEPETETPPTESE from the coding sequence ATGAGCATCATCTCCACACCACACATCCGCCTTCCCCTAACCGGCCTGCTGTTCCTGGTCAGCCTCTGCCTGCAGGCGCTGCCCGTACAGGGGGAAGTCACCTTGATCCCTTCCGGCAAGGCCAGCATCTGGAAATATTACGACGACGCCACTCCGCCCCGGGCCGACTGGATGTTGTCGACTTTCGATGACCAGCCCTGGTCGTCCGGCCCCGCACCACTCGGCTTTGGCGAACCGGGAATCAACACACCGGCAGGCGTGGGCACCGATCCACAGCACCGACAGATCACCGCCTACTTCCGGCACACCTTTACCGTTCCCGCCGACTCCGGCCTCCGCCAGCTGGTCCTGTTGATCCGCAGCGATGGCGGCGTCGTCGTCTACCTCAATGGCACCGAGATCGCCCGCAACAATCTGCCCGCCGGACAGGTCACTCCCCAGACCACCGCCGTCAATGCTCTGGGAGGCGTGCTGGAGCGACTCTATCAACGCTTCACAATCCCGGCTGACAACCTCAAGGCCGGCACCAACCTGCTCGCTGTGGAACTGCATCAGGCGAATCCCCGCAGCACCGATCTGTATCTGGACCTGATGCTCCGCGGCTATCAGAGTGCCGCCGAGCTCCGGCCCATCCTCAAAACCGAACAGCAACAGGCGGCCCGCGATTACCACACGCAACATTACATCGCTCCCCAGCTCAAAATCCTGGACGGCTACATTGACGGCGGTCGAGGCATGCAGGTCGATCCCCGGGGACAGACCCGCTCCCGTCGGGAACTGATCATCGTCGACCGCCAGCGGGATCCCTCTCTGCAGAAACACCTGGAATACGCCCGCTCCCAGGAGGTCATGTCGCTGCCGCCGGAGAAACGGGCACTGAAACTCGCCCAGTACATTGACCAGAGCATGTCACTGGATCAGCAGAACCGTGCCACCATGGCAGCGGTCGTCCTGCTGACAGACGAGTACGCCAACCAGGGCGTCCTGATCGGCGAAGTGACCCAGCTCTGCGGTGCCGGCGTCTGTCGACATCGGGCGCTGCTCTTCAAGATCCTCGCCGATGAAGCGGGCCTCGACGTCGCCCTCGTTCGCGGCAACTACGGAGACGCCACCCGCCACGCCGGACATGCCTGGAACGAACTGCACCTCAAAGACGGCCGACGTCTGATTGTCGATGTGATGCACCGCCGCGTCGAACCACTGACCCCCACCGGCTCCCCGATCACCGCCCGCTACCTGACCATCGACAACAAACCCTGGTACGGCACGAAAGAACCAGAGACAGAGACTCCCCCCACCGAATCAGAATAA
- a CDS encoding alpha/beta hydrolase translates to MNLETQTESTPKPPRSWRQSLPGGLLDKPQNGKQMLVYYVSRVLAFYVIAMLILMLAQRRLIYQPTRVPELSTDQTAAPYGIIHEITTTTDDGLDLKGWHYLAGQVACTDQGECDAELAKGRPVVILLHGNGGNRLHRVETCRLLASLNLHVFAFDYRGYAENPGSPSQTGLLNDARAFWKYAVRERKVDPGRIILMGESLGGGVATLLASELCEQHTPPAGLILRSTFSSMVDAASHHYPWVPVSWLLWDQYPSQSVIPNIVCPLLVIHGTEDEIVPYKLGKKLFDAAPASSETGIPKQLVTIERGSHNGLMYEARLKLRDAYDDFTRELFPAPSLP, encoded by the coding sequence ATGAATCTTGAAACCCAGACCGAATCGACCCCGAAACCTCCGCGCTCCTGGCGGCAGTCGCTGCCCGGCGGCCTGCTGGATAAACCGCAAAACGGAAAACAGATGCTCGTTTATTATGTCTCACGGGTGCTCGCGTTTTATGTCATCGCGATGCTCATACTCATGCTCGCACAGCGACGGCTCATTTATCAGCCGACCCGCGTCCCTGAACTTTCGACAGATCAGACCGCTGCCCCGTACGGCATCATCCACGAAATCACCACCACGACCGACGACGGCCTGGACCTCAAAGGCTGGCACTACCTCGCGGGACAGGTCGCCTGTACCGACCAGGGGGAGTGCGATGCGGAACTGGCCAAAGGCCGCCCCGTGGTGATTCTGCTCCACGGCAACGGAGGCAATCGTCTGCATCGCGTGGAAACCTGCCGTCTGCTGGCCAGCCTGAACCTGCACGTCTTCGCCTTTGACTATCGGGGCTACGCCGAAAACCCGGGCAGTCCCTCGCAAACCGGGTTACTCAACGATGCTCGTGCCTTCTGGAAATACGCGGTCCGCGAACGCAAGGTCGACCCGGGGCGGATCATCCTCATGGGAGAATCGCTGGGAGGCGGCGTCGCCACCTTACTCGCCAGCGAACTCTGTGAACAGCATACGCCACCGGCCGGGCTGATTCTGCGTTCTACCTTCAGCTCGATGGTCGATGCCGCTTCGCACCACTATCCCTGGGTGCCTGTCTCCTGGCTGCTCTGGGATCAGTACCCCAGCCAGTCAGTCATCCCCAACATCGTCTGCCCGCTGCTGGTCATCCATGGCACCGAAGACGAAATCGTCCCTTACAAGCTCGGCAAAAAACTGTTCGACGCCGCACCGGCTTCCTCGGAGACCGGGATTCCCAAGCAGCTGGTCACCATCGAGCGGGGCAGTCATAACGGGCTGATGTATGAAGCACGCCTCAAACTCAGAGACGCCTACGACGATTTCACCCGCGAACTGTTTCCGGCGCCATCCCTGCCCTGA
- a CDS encoding TIGR04255 family protein — protein sequence MKEPPHFSNAPITEAIISINVEPADNISLKKLEKVNLGASYPNKQERIESKVTLEHTADRQNTSTTSDTRGYFFLSEDKKNVYQSCKGLYAFSRLKPYDSWQPFQSEAQRIWNIYRETVEPENISRLAVRFINKVEVPLPCPDISRYFNFYPESPDSIEQMVKIFIKCVSRLNDIDAFASLTLARIESESVNSAAFILDIEVYRDDKIPQSEEEIWALFNKFRDKKNQIFLESFKEDYLQEFK from the coding sequence ATGAAAGAACCACCGCATTTTTCGAATGCACCAATTACAGAAGCTATTATCAGCATTAACGTTGAGCCAGCAGATAATATTAGTCTTAAAAAATTGGAAAAGGTTAACTTAGGGGCGTCCTATCCAAATAAACAAGAGCGAATTGAATCAAAGGTAACACTTGAACACACAGCAGATCGGCAAAATACATCAACAACAAGTGATACCCGCGGTTATTTTTTTCTGAGTGAAGATAAAAAAAACGTTTATCAAAGTTGCAAAGGGTTGTATGCATTTAGCCGGCTTAAGCCATATGATTCTTGGCAACCATTTCAAAGCGAGGCTCAAAGAATATGGAATATTTATCGCGAAACAGTCGAGCCTGAAAACATATCAAGGCTGGCTGTACGCTTTATCAATAAAGTTGAAGTACCTCTACCTTGCCCAGATATTAGTAGGTACTTCAATTTTTACCCAGAGTCCCCGGACTCAATAGAACAAATGGTCAAAATATTTATCAAATGTGTAAGCCGTCTTAATGACATCGATGCATTTGCTTCCTTGACTCTCGCTAGGATTGAATCCGAGTCTGTAAATAGCGCAGCGTTCATTCTCGATATCGAGGTTTATAGAGATGATAAAATTCCGCAATCGGAAGAAGAAATCTGGGCATTGTTCAATAAATTCAGAGATAAAAAAAACCAAATCTTTTTAGAGTCATTCAAAGAAGATTATTTGCAGGAGTTTAAATAA
- a CDS encoding anthrax toxin lethal factor-related metalloendopeptidase — protein sequence MRHCQTFSRTVAGWLTLIVVTVGWSLVCPPLLADSPAPSFDPVEREVEGWQVDVDPALFSEPHAQVGAQALAALGNHLQRVKFIVPAERVKQLQEVRIWLELKHPQLDRMQYHPNRAWLVANGHDPRLAKHVHIPVAAQLFARNMWAQHPYVVLHELAHAYHDQVLSFDQPEVIAVYDAAKENGLYEKVLSHTGQTVQHYGMNNHKEYFAESTEAYFGVNDFYPFVRAELKTHDPRMFALLEKIWGPVP from the coding sequence ATGCGGCATTGTCAAACTTTCTCGCGGACGGTTGCTGGCTGGCTGACATTGATTGTGGTGACTGTCGGTTGGAGCCTGGTATGTCCGCCGTTACTGGCGGACTCCCCTGCTCCGTCGTTTGATCCGGTGGAACGGGAAGTGGAAGGCTGGCAGGTGGACGTCGATCCTGCGTTGTTTTCCGAGCCGCATGCGCAGGTGGGAGCGCAGGCGCTCGCGGCGCTGGGGAACCACCTGCAGCGGGTGAAGTTCATCGTGCCTGCGGAACGGGTGAAACAGTTACAGGAGGTGCGGATCTGGCTGGAACTCAAGCACCCGCAACTGGACCGTATGCAGTACCATCCCAACCGGGCCTGGCTCGTGGCGAACGGACATGATCCGCGGCTGGCGAAGCACGTGCATATTCCGGTGGCCGCACAGTTGTTCGCCCGGAACATGTGGGCCCAGCATCCGTATGTGGTCCTGCATGAGCTGGCACACGCCTACCACGATCAGGTCTTGAGTTTCGATCAGCCTGAGGTGATTGCCGTTTACGATGCTGCGAAGGAAAACGGTCTGTATGAAAAAGTGCTGTCACACACCGGTCAGACGGTGCAGCACTACGGGATGAACAACCACAAGGAGTATTTCGCCGAGTCAACCGAGGCGTATTTCGGCGTGAACGATTTTTATCCGTTCGTCCGCGCGGAACTGAAGACGCACGACCCGCGGATGTTTGCGCTGCTGGAAAAGATCTGGGGCCCGGTACCGTGA
- a CDS encoding AraC family transcriptional regulator, whose protein sequence is MRQESSINQTERLSPFIQRELSPDAEKADLSYYLPSTRPKRMGSLKQSWSYLAYYHPTPGPFARFTSGHFPAGTTTQKHNHAVIAMHGSLQGPLTLLTPDGGQVLDSGDFCMIGPGVDHHWMNSGPHTASTIAFLVDPERLGDWPEDSGMAEACHDLQTLVTGVHPLSSAGNPELQHAFWRMADQLVAEHSHSKLEVASSLMSFLSLVIDSLKPAAAASSEDDIALQIRRLLLNRVNDRLTISEVAGELHVSPTLAKNAFRKTYGCGIMAYFNEIKIWQSKRMLCNPSMTIDQISRKLGFSSPAYFTRTFRKLTGETPSDFRSKRT, encoded by the coding sequence ATGCGTCAGGAATCTTCCATCAATCAAACGGAGCGACTGTCTCCTTTCATTCAACGTGAACTCTCTCCGGACGCCGAAAAGGCGGATCTGTCTTACTACCTCCCCTCCACGCGACCAAAGCGGATGGGATCGCTGAAACAGAGCTGGAGCTACCTGGCCTATTATCATCCAACGCCGGGGCCGTTCGCCCGGTTCACCTCCGGTCACTTTCCCGCGGGAACCACGACGCAGAAGCATAACCACGCGGTGATCGCCATGCATGGGAGTCTGCAGGGACCATTAACACTGCTCACCCCCGATGGCGGACAGGTGCTCGATTCAGGCGACTTCTGCATGATCGGGCCGGGCGTGGATCATCACTGGATGAACAGCGGCCCGCATACCGCTTCTACAATTGCATTCCTGGTCGATCCGGAACGACTGGGTGACTGGCCCGAAGATTCGGGAATGGCCGAGGCCTGTCATGATCTGCAAACGCTGGTGACCGGTGTGCATCCCCTCAGCTCCGCGGGAAACCCCGAACTGCAGCATGCGTTCTGGCGGATGGCCGATCAACTGGTTGCCGAACACTCACACTCGAAACTGGAAGTCGCCAGCAGTCTGATGTCGTTTCTGTCGCTGGTCATCGACTCCTTAAAACCGGCAGCTGCTGCCAGCAGTGAAGACGATATCGCGCTGCAGATCCGCCGACTGCTGTTGAACCGCGTGAATGACCGACTGACGATTTCCGAAGTCGCCGGGGAGTTACACGTGAGTCCGACGCTTGCGAAAAATGCGTTTCGGAAAACATACGGCTGCGGCATCATGGCGTACTTCAACGAAATCAAAATCTGGCAGTCGAAGCGGATGCTCTGTAATCCTTCGATGACGATTGACCAGATCAGCCGTAAGCTGGGCTTCTCTTCGCCCGCTTATTTCACGCGTACGTTTCGCAAGCTGACCGGCGAGACACCCAGCGATTTTCGCAGCAAACGCACCTGA
- a CDS encoding PPC domain-containing protein, which yields MSCHAPILSAVLSCSLVFSLGTSVIAAPPSVNYLTPAGGQVGQKVEVSVDKTLGTQPVSVWTSQPGLKIEIPEKPAKGKEKQFTVEITTEAKPGLYWLRFHNAEGASEIRPFLVGTLPEVTGAEPNEDLEHAQKIEQPAVTVNGVLAKAGDVDIYQVKLKQGQTLVASQVANEQLGSPMDSVLQLLNHRGTVLKQMDDTLWFDPRIVYTAPEEGTYYIRTFAFPADPNSTIRFAGAASYIYRLTLTTGPFVDHSLPLAWHPSRAQPVRLDGWNLSDKLKTLMPAVSDLSQDALLSAPELGNNLTIPLSTTPVVLETKETQSEAGQQLTVPATVTGKVAAAQEIDVYRFTAKKGEKLTFKVDSHKLGYPLDPYIKLFDAKGKLLKEIDDPRRNFYDAALDYTIPADGEYRLQVTDRFEHGGFRYVYLLSILPTEADFSLQAANEQYTLTAGDKPLEIDVTIDRQSPRFSDDIEVSIAGLPEGVTCEPVVSQVKDKGGKSVKLKLEAKKDVTFQGPLVIQGTSVKDKARQHTATAVIKGISPKRNTDRPKPDLELPYLWLTIKKK from the coding sequence ATGTCCTGCCACGCCCCGATTCTGTCCGCCGTTCTCTCTTGTTCGTTGGTATTCAGTCTGGGGACGAGCGTCATTGCGGCTCCACCCAGCGTGAACTACCTGACTCCCGCGGGAGGCCAGGTCGGACAGAAGGTCGAAGTCAGCGTCGACAAGACCCTGGGGACACAGCCGGTTTCGGTCTGGACGTCGCAGCCGGGTCTCAAAATCGAGATCCCCGAGAAGCCCGCCAAGGGAAAAGAGAAACAGTTCACGGTCGAAATCACTACTGAAGCCAAACCGGGTCTGTACTGGCTCCGCTTTCATAATGCCGAAGGGGCCTCTGAGATTCGACCGTTCCTGGTCGGGACGCTGCCCGAAGTGACAGGCGCGGAACCGAATGAAGATCTGGAACACGCGCAGAAAATTGAACAGCCAGCGGTGACGGTTAACGGTGTACTGGCTAAGGCGGGTGATGTCGACATCTATCAGGTCAAGCTGAAGCAGGGACAGACGCTGGTCGCCTCACAGGTCGCCAACGAACAACTGGGTTCTCCCATGGATAGCGTGCTGCAGCTGCTGAATCATCGGGGAACGGTGCTGAAGCAGATGGACGATACCCTGTGGTTCGATCCGCGGATTGTTTATACCGCTCCCGAAGAGGGCACGTATTATATCCGCACGTTCGCGTTTCCCGCTGATCCGAACAGTACGATCCGCTTTGCAGGCGCCGCCTCTTACATTTATAGACTGACGCTGACTACGGGGCCGTTCGTCGATCACAGTCTGCCCCTGGCCTGGCATCCCTCAAGGGCACAGCCGGTTAGGTTGGATGGCTGGAATCTGTCTGACAAGCTCAAGACATTGATGCCTGCGGTTTCCGATTTGAGCCAGGATGCGCTGCTGAGCGCTCCGGAACTGGGAAACAACCTGACGATTCCCCTCAGCACGACACCCGTGGTGCTGGAGACGAAAGAGACGCAGTCTGAGGCAGGTCAGCAACTGACGGTACCTGCCACGGTGACGGGGAAAGTGGCCGCTGCACAGGAGATTGACGTTTATCGTTTCACTGCGAAAAAGGGCGAGAAGCTCACCTTCAAAGTTGATTCTCACAAACTGGGTTACCCGCTTGATCCGTATATAAAGCTGTTCGATGCGAAGGGCAAGCTGCTCAAAGAGATCGACGATCCCCGGCGGAATTTCTACGACGCTGCGCTGGACTATACGATTCCCGCGGACGGCGAATACCGGCTGCAGGTGACCGACCGTTTCGAGCATGGTGGTTTCCGCTATGTGTACCTGCTTTCGATTCTGCCAACCGAAGCAGACTTCTCCCTGCAGGCTGCCAACGAACAGTACACGCTGACCGCAGGCGACAAGCCGCTGGAGATCGACGTGACCATCGACCGTCAGAGTCCCCGTTTCAGCGACGACATCGAAGTCAGCATCGCGGGGCTGCCTGAAGGAGTGACCTGCGAACCGGTCGTCTCCCAGGTCAAGGACAAGGGGGGCAAGTCGGTCAAGCTGAAGCTGGAAGCGAAGAAGGACGTCACGTTTCAGGGCCCGCTGGTAATCCAGGGTACGAGCGTCAAAGACAAAGCCAGGCAGCACACTGCGACCGCGGTCATCAAAGGGATCAGCCCCAAACGCAACACCGACCGCCCGAAACCCGACCTCGAACTGCCTTACCTGTGGCTGACGATTAAGAAGAAGTAA
- a CDS encoding DUF1559 domain-containing protein codes for MSHVKRKAFTLIELLVVIAIIAILIALLLPAVQQAREAARRSTCKNNLKQMGLAFHNYHDAFTTFPIGAQVPIYQANWRASILPYIDQAPLYNQTTQTPANGRGYNTFNGWTGDGGYGTGAGSNEILNNALIPSYKCPSSTLSAFFEGTANGISPGQSNGDIGMTMDYVGIAGAYTASAPYNANAVDNTYYGVMAQNGMLQIGKAIKMRDCTDGTSNTIMVGEDSGVIAGVDYRKNLSGGWSGHRGVSTSGGSGYGGGGVVTIRYSPNPKTKPAYTGAGFNNGPLTSFHTGGVHVLLADGAARFISDNIDFNTLLALGALNDGQVVGEF; via the coding sequence ATGAGTCACGTGAAACGCAAAGCATTCACACTGATCGAACTTCTGGTGGTGATCGCGATTATCGCCATTCTGATTGCCCTACTGCTTCCCGCCGTGCAACAGGCCCGTGAAGCGGCTCGCCGCAGCACCTGTAAAAACAATCTCAAACAGATGGGACTCGCTTTCCACAACTATCACGACGCCTTCACGACCTTCCCGATTGGCGCTCAGGTCCCCATCTACCAGGCCAACTGGCGGGCCTCCATCCTGCCTTACATTGACCAGGCACCACTTTACAACCAGACCACCCAGACACCTGCCAACGGTCGCGGCTACAACACCTTCAACGGGTGGACCGGCGACGGTGGATACGGCACCGGAGCCGGATCGAATGAGATCCTCAACAACGCGCTGATTCCTTCCTACAAATGTCCGTCGAGTACCTTGAGCGCCTTCTTCGAAGGGACCGCCAACGGCATCTCACCAGGCCAGTCCAACGGCGACATCGGCATGACCATGGACTACGTCGGGATCGCCGGTGCTTACACCGCCTCAGCCCCCTACAACGCGAATGCTGTCGACAACACTTACTACGGCGTCATGGCACAAAATGGCATGCTGCAGATCGGCAAAGCCATCAAAATGCGTGACTGTACCGACGGAACTTCCAATACCATCATGGTCGGCGAAGACTCCGGTGTGATCGCTGGTGTCGACTACCGCAAGAACCTCTCAGGCGGCTGGTCCGGTCACCGTGGTGTCTCCACCAGTGGCGGTTCCGGATATGGCGGCGGTGGCGTCGTGACGATTCGCTATTCTCCCAATCCGAAAACGAAGCCCGCTTACACGGGTGCCGGTTTTAATAACGGACCGCTGACATCATTCCACACCGGCGGCGTACATGTGCTGCTGGCCGATGGTGCCGCCCGCTTCATCTCCGACAACATCGACTTCAACACGCTCCTCGCTTTGGGCGCGCTGAATGACGGCCAGGTTGTCGGCGAATTCTAA